The Rhodanobacteraceae bacterium genomic sequence TCATCGCGCCGTCGGCATCGGGCCACACCACGCCGGTATCGCCGTTGAACAATCCGAGTTCCGGGCGGTTCGCGGTGACGAGGATCAGGCGTCCTTGCCAGCGTGCGTCATCCACGCGCAGGCGCGATTCGCGCTGCAGCCGCTGCGCGAGCGCGCGATCGATCGCGATGCAGCCCGACGGCCCGTGCCGCAGCGCCGTGAGCACGCGGAACGCACGCGCGGCGCGCAGCGCCTCGGCGGGAGCGCGTGCAGCGAGGACGGGGCGGTACGCTTCCGCCGCGGTTTCGACGAAGCGCAACGCGCGGGCGGCGTCCGCGAGCGACACCTCCGCGTCGTGGTTGCACGCGGCCAGGGCCGCGTCGGCATCGCCCGCTGCGATCGCGCGCGCCAGCGCGCCCAGCGCGGACTCCGCGCCGAAGCGGTGGCTGCGGGTCAGCGCGACATGGCAGTTCCGCAGAGGCCCGTCGCCGGCCGCTTCCACCAGCGCGCCCAGCACGTCGCCGGCTTCCACCGCGGACAACTGGTCGGGATCGCCCAGCAGGATCAGCCGGGCATCGACGGGCACCGCGTCCACCAGCTTCGCCATCAACGGCAGATCGACCATCGACACCTCGTCCACCACCACCACGTCGTGCGGCAGCGGCGAAACACGGTTGAAGCGCGGACGCATGCGCCACGGCGAAATGCCGAGCAGGCTGTGCACGGTTTGCGCGTCGCGCGGGATTTGCGCGGCGATCGCTTCGGGCAGTTCGAGTTTCCCGAGTTGCGCGCGCAGCGATTCGCCGAGGCGCGCGGCGGCCTTGCCGGTGGGTGCGGCCAGCGCGATCCGCAACGTGTTGCCTTGCGCGTGGGCGTTTTCCGCCAGCACGGCCAGCATGCGCAGCACCGAGTGGGTCTTGCCGGTGCCGGGGCCGCCGGTGACCAGCGCGAAGCGGTGCGCGAGCGCGATGTCGATCGCGCGCTGCTGTTCGGGGTCGAGCGTCACGGCGGAGTCGGCGCGATGGGCGAGCGTTTCCCCCCTCCGCCCTTCGGGCACCACGGAGCTTTTTGCCAAGGATGGCGGCTGTACCCGCAAGCGGGGGGAGGGAGTCGTTTTGTTTTCTTGCGCGGCGCGTGCGATCAATGCGTGCGCGAGTTGCCGTTCGCATTCGAAGTAGCGGCGCAGATAGACGCGGCCCTGCGCATCCAGCACCAGCGGCAGGAGCGCGGGCGGCGCGTCCGTCGCATGCACGTGGACGGCCGGCGAATGGCGCAGCGCCTCGCACCATGCGGAGGCATCGGGCAATGCAGGCGGCTGGCCTTCGGCCAACCCGGCCAGCCAGTCCTGCGCCCGATCCAGCGCCAGCGCGCTGTGGCCATCGGTGATCGCGCGCGCGGCCAGCGCCGCGGCCAGCGCGGATTCTTCGGTGACTCCGGGAAACGCGCGCGCCACCCATTCGCCCAACGCGAGATCATTGCGGCCGATCCGGTCCTGGTCGCGCAGCGCGGCAAGGCTGGTGTTCATGCGCCGCTCCCCGCGTGCGGGTCGAACAGTGCATCCATCGCCTCGACCAGCGAGCGTGGCGGGCGATCGACGTGGACGCCGCGTCCCTCCTGCATGCCGCGCACGAACAGGTAATACACGTCGCCGACGTGGCGGTCGTAGTCGTAACCCGGCAGGCGCTGGCGCAGCCAGCGATGCAGCGCCAGCGTGTAGATCAGCCACTGCAGGTCGTAGTCGTGCATCGCGATTTCCGCGCGCACGGCAGCGTCGTCGTACGGCGCGCAGCGGTTGGTCTTCCAGTCCACGATGTGGAAGCGGCCGGCGTGCCGGAAGGTCAGGTCGATCTTGCCTGTGAGCAGGCCGTGCAGGCTGGGCGGCGCGCCGCCGCGTTGCCGCGGGTAGCCGTGCCGGTGCAGCAACGCGTAAAGCTCACTGCCGCGTGCGCGGTGCAGCGAGAGATGGAATTCGATCTCGGCCCGGCGCTGTTCCGGCGCCACGTCGCACAGCCGCGCGCCGCACGGCAGGGCCGCGTTCAACGCGTCGCGCACGCAAGTACCGGCCGCCGCCACCGCGCGTGCCATCGCGGCGCGGGTTTCGCCGAGCCCCTGGTCGCGCAGGCTGCGTTCGATCAGCGCGCGTTCGCGGTCCGGCGCTTCGACGGCATCGCGCCAGGCGGCAAACTCGGTCCGTTCGAACATCGCGTGCACCGCGGTGCCGAAGCGCGCGCCGCCGAGGTTCGAAGCGTCGGTCGCGGCCTCGGCCGGCGGTGCGTCGCCGTCGCCGGTGCCCGGCAGCGGATCGTCCACGGACGGGTGGCTGCTGCCGCGCACCAGCCGCGAAAACGACCACACCTGCCAGTCGCGTTCCAGCGTCGCGCGGGTGAAGCCGTGTGCGCGCAGGGCGGGCGCGGATTGTCGCGGGGACGCGCGCTCGGATTGGGCGGCGTCCGGCAGGTCGATCCGTTCCGCGTCGCCGTCCGCGTGTTCGCACAAGTCGCGCAAGGCCTCGCCGCAGCCCGTCGCGTCCGCGGGCAACGGGGCGGCGCGCCCGGCCACGTGCAGCAGGTAGTGCAGTGGACTGAACGGCGTGGCGCTGGTCGGGCCACAGGGCAGCACGCACAGCACGCGCGCGCGGGTGACGGCGACGTAGAGCTTGCGCACTTCTTCCGCGACGATTTCGCGGATCGCGCGTTCGCGCACGGTGTCGCTCGCGCCGTCGCCGATTGCGACGCGCGCGGCGGTGCCGTCGTGGTACCAGTGCAGCGCCGGCTGGCCGTTCCGCTTGCGATCGGGGTCTTGCCCAAGCACCGCGTAGGGCACCAGCACCACGTCGTATTCGAGGCCCTTCGCCGCGTGCACGGTGGACACCGTGACCGCGTCGGCGTCGCTGTCCAGGCGCAGGCGTGCGCTGTCCTCGTCGTCCACGGCTTCGATGCGCGCGCGCGCGAAGCGCGTGGCGAGGTCGTCGAGCCCGAAGCTCTGCGCGTGCAGGGCCTGCAGCAATTCCGCCAGTTGCAGGTGGTTGGCGACGCGGCGCTGGCCGTCGGGCAACGCCAGCAGGCGCGGCGCCGCGGCTTCCAGCAGGCCGCGCAGCCACGGCAGCGGGCCGTGCCGCCGCACGGCGTCGGCCCAGCCGGCGACGCGCTCCAGCATGAGCGCCTGGCGTGCCTCGTCGACGATGTCCGCTGCGTCGGCGCCGATCAGGACGCTCGCATGCGCCGCGCGGGCGCGCCGCGGGTCGCCGGGTACGGCGACCGCATCCAGCAGCAACGCGAGGTCGGCGGCTTCGTCGCTGGCGTACACGCTGGCGCGCAGGTTGCTGCAGGCCGGCACGCCGGCGCGGCCCAGCGCGGCCTGCATCGCCAGCGCCTGCCGGTTGTCGTTGACCAGCACCGCGACGTGCCGCGGCAACAGCCGCGTGCGCGCGCCGTGCTCGTCGCGCAGATCGAACGCCGCGTCGGCGAGCGCGCGCGCGATCCACGCCACGCAGGCATCCTGGATCGCGCGGCGCGCGTGTTCCTTCGACGGCAGCCGGTCGGCCGCATGCTCGATCCGGTCGGGATCGAGCCACCACAGTTGCAGCGCGGGCACGGGTTCGCCGTGGTGCAGCAGGGCGCGCGCGGATCGCGCGCTCTGGAGATCCGGATGTTCGATGTCCGCCTCGACGAACGCGTCCGTCCGCGAGAACAGCGCGTTGATCGCGCGGCACATGCCCGCACCCGCGCGGTAGCTGTCGCGCAGGCGCAGCGATGCCTCGCCGCCGCGCGCCTGCCGGCGCGCCTCGTCGCAGGCCTGCAGCCAGGTGAACACGTCGCCGCCGCGGAAACCGTAGATGGCCTGCTTGGGGTCGCCGACCAGCACCAGCGTCGCGGCGCCGAACAGTTTCTTGACCACCCGCCACTGCTGCGCGTCGGTGTCCTGGAATTCGTCGATCAGCGCAGCCTTCCAGCGTGCGCGGATGCGGCCGGCGGTGCGCTCGCCGCGCGCGGGATCGGCCAGCGCCCCGGCCAGCCGATCGACCGCCTGGTCGTGGCCCATGCGCTGGCGTTCGGCGAGGCGCTTCGGCAGTTCGCTTTCCACGAACCTGTACGCGGCGTGCAGCAGGGTCGCGGCGGGAAGCGTGGCTGCTACCGCGCGTGCCGCCTTGAGGCTTTCGAATGCACGTGCGAGCGCAGCCACGTCATTGAATACCTGGCCCTCGGGGCCGACTCCTTCCGGCTTCAGGCAGGTGATGTTTTCGACACCGAGACTCGCGGCAGCCTTGGGATCGAAATTCGCGGCATCGGGCGTGGCGCCAGCCTGTGACCATGCGTGGAGCTGCCGCAGCGCGGCGACGCGGCTGTTGCGTGCCCGCGTGTCCTTGATGCAGCGTTGCAACTCGCGTTCGGCGCCGTCGAGCGCGTTGACCGGACATGTCGCGACGCGTCGCGCGGCATCCTCGAAAGCCGTCGCTGCAGCCGCCACATCGACTTCGGGCAATTCAATCGCGCGCTCGCGCCAGCGCGGATCGCACGCCTGCCGCGCCAGGGCGTCCGGCGTTTTCCACGTGTCCGCAAGTAATTGCGCGGTGGCCGCGTCGGCGCTGCCGCGCCGCCAGAAGTCGCGCACGATCTCGAGTTGCAGGGCGCGGATGTCCTCGATCAGTTCCGGTGTCCGCAGCGCCTGCCCGGTGTCGAATCCGAATTCGGCCAGTGCGCGGTGGCAGAAACCGTGCAGGGTGCCGATGAACGCGGTGTCGATGGCCAGGCGCGCCTGGCGCGCGCGTTCGCGCAGCGCGTCGGGCGTGGCGCCTTGCAAGGCCTGCGCGATGATCCGGCGCGTCTCGCGGGTTTCGCCGTCGTCGCCGTCGCGTGGCGCGGCGGGATCGTCGCCGGCCAGCACGCCGCCGGCGATCACCAGCCGTTCGCGCAGCCGTTCGGAAAGTTCCGCGGCGGCGGCGCGCGTGAAGGTCGCCACCACGATCTCCTCGACCTGCAGTCCGCGTTCGAGGATCAGGCGCAGGTACAGCGTGGCGATGGTGAAGGTCTTGCCGGTGCCGGCGCTGGCCTCGACCACGCGGATGCCGTCGAGGTCGAGCCGCAGGGGATCGTCGATCGCGCTCACCGCTTGCCCCCGGGATGCACGATCTCGGGCAGCAGGCTCGCCGCGGCGGCATGGAAGGCGTGCAGCGCGCGGTCATCCATCCGGGTGATGTCGAAGCCGCGCCAGGCCATGCCGAACGCGGGCGCAGCCAGTTCCGACCGTTCTCCGTACGCGTCGTCGCCGTCGGCGGCGTCGCGCAGGTTGTCGATGAACTCGGCAAGATCCGCTTCGCCCTTGCTGGTGCGTTCGCGCTTCAGCGCGGCCCACGCGGCGCGCGTCGGCAACGGCAGCGGCGAGCGCAGGCCGCGTTGCATCGCTTCCGCCAACGCCGTGAGTTTCGCGCGCGCGGTCTCCGGGTCGAACGGCGCGAGGTCGCAGCACCTGGGCTTGTCCTTGTCGCCGATCCAGAACAGCCGGCAGGCCACGTTCCGGTCGCTGGCCGCGCTCGCGAACAGCATGTCGATGAAGGCGCGCATCGCGAAGCGGCCGTCGAGCTTTCCGGGTTTCGCGCGCGCCAGTCCGGCGCAATGCACGCCGCCGACGCGGCCGGTGAGAAGCATGCCGCCGTCGAGCGCCACGCCGCCGGCGATGTCGTCGAGCGGCGCCGCGCCGCCGGTGAATGCGTCGATCAAACCGCGCAGGGCGGCGGCGCGTTCGCGCGCGATCGCCAGCGCCGCGTCGGCCAGCCTGCCCGGCGGCAACAGGCCGCGTGCGCCCAGCAGCGCGCGCTGGCGGTCGGCATCGCCGTCGCCGGATTCGAGCAGCGCGCGGGTGAGGGTGTAACGCAACAAGCCGTCGTCCGGCTGCAACGGCTCCAGCGCGGCGTCCTCGTCGGCGCCGCGCGGTAGCCGCAATTGCAATGCGCCTTCGAGGAATCCGCGCGCGGGATCGTCGAAGAAACGCTTCAGCTCGTCGAGCTGGATTTCGCGCGGCACGGCCGCGGGCGGCGGCAGCGGCTGCGCGACGAATCGCGGCAGCCCCGCGTGCGTGCGTTGCGGCGCGCGCGCCGCGGGCAGCCATTGCGATCGATACGAACGCGGCGCGTCGCCGGCGAACAGCGACGGATCGAACGGGTGCAGCGGCGCGAGCCGCGGCAGCAGGGCGTCGCGGCGTCGGCGCGCGGCGTCGTCCGCGGGCGCGGAGAGGTAATCGCCGCGCACGGTGTCGAGCAGTTCCGCGACCACCGTCGCAGGCGGCAGCGGCTTGTTGCTGCGGGCGTCGCGGCCGATCCAGCTCACGTAGAACACGTCGCGCGCGGCCGCGAGCAGTTGCAGGAACAGCAGACGATCGTCGGCGCGCACGTCGCGGTCGCCGGTTTCCGGCTTCTTGCCGGCGCGGCGGTCGGCCAGCAGCGGATCGAGCGAACTGGTTTCGCGGCGCGGAAACGCGGCTTCGTGCATGCCGAGCAGGCAGATCATGCGGAATGGCACCACGCGCAGCGGCACCATCCCGCAGAAGGTGACGCCGCCGGTGAACAGGAATTGCTGCGGGTCGGGTGCCGCCAGCGCATCGCGCAGGAACGCGCGCACGTCGGCCCACGGCAGTGGCAGCGCCGCGCCGGCGTTCGCGCAATCCTCGGCCAGTTGCGCCAGCGCGGCGCGGATGCGCTCCAGCGCGCGGGTTTCGGCGAGGTCGCGCGGGTCGTGCTGGTACAGGCTGTCGAGGGTTTCGTTGAGGAAACCTTGCCAGGCCTGCGCCGTCCGCGCGTGGCGGGACTGGTCGCGCAGCCGCCGCCAGGTTTCGGTGACCGCGAGCACCGCATCGAGGTGCGCGAACGCGGCGCCTTCGACGCCCGCCAGCGGCGCGGTGCCGCCGGCCAGTCCGTCCGCGTCGTCGCCGCAGGCAAATCCGGCAACGACGCGATCGATGCCGAACGCCCAACTGAATTCGCGGTAGCCGCCGCAGCCGGCGCGCGCGCGCTCGTCCTCGCCCCAGCGCACGCCGGCCTCGCGCAGCCGCGCGCCCAGGCGTTCGGCCGCGTCCGCGTCGAGGTCGAAGCGGCGCTGCACGCCGGGCGCGGACAGCACGTCGGTGAGCTCGTCCACTTCCCAGCGCGAGGCCGGCGCGTCCAGCAGTTTCAGGAACAGGTCGACCGCCGGATGCATCGCCGCCGCGCCGCCGTCGCCGAGGTTGTACGGAATCCAGCGCGGGTCGTTGCGGTCGACGCCGCCGAACACGGCCTCGATCGCGGGCCGGTAGGCGGCGACGTCCGGCATCATCACCGCGACGTCGCGCGGCTGCAGGTCCGGGTGCTGTTCGAACATCGCCAGCAGCGCGTCGTGCAGGGTCTCGACTTCGCGCAGTTCGGTGTGGCAGGCGTGGAATTGCAGGCTGTCGTCAGGCTCCGTTGTGCGGCCATCGGCGCGGGGCGCCGCATGTTTCAGGATGTCGTCGCGCACGCGGCCGAGCAGCGTCGTGCGCGGGATGTCCTTGTCGTAGTCGTCGTGCTCCACGTCGGGCTGCACGTGCTGGTAGCCGAACAACAGTTCAACGAATTGCGACAGCGCGCCGCCGAGCGACAGCACCAGCGGATTCTCGCCGCCGCGCTCGCCCAGCCGCTCGCGCACCGCGGCGCGCGTGCGCGGCAGGTCGCCCAGGTATTCCATCGACGGCAGCGGCAGGTAGAAATCGACGTCGCAGTGCAGCCCCGCCACCGCCAGCATCCGCAGCACGTCGGGCGAGACATTCGCGCAGGCGAAGCAGGCGAACGCTTCGGGCAGGCCGGGCGGCGCGGGCTTGCCGGCGGATTCGTCGCACGGGTATTCGGGATCGAACGCGCGCAACCATTCGTCCACGCGTGCCGCGCGTGATACGCCGCCTACGCGCGGCAGCAGTCGCCGCCACAGTTCGGCCTGCCAATCGTCCTTGTCCGCACCGCGCTCCCATGCGATCAGCCGGTCGCGGCGGTAACCCTGCATGCGTTCGAAGGCGCGGGCCAGTTCGAAGCTCAACGCGTAGCGGCGCAGCGGATCGCGGTCGATCCCCAGGTAATCGTGCAGCGGCGCCAGCGCCGCACCCTCCAGCGACTCGTCGAGCAACGCATATATATGCCACCGCAGCACCTCGACGTCGAACGGCGATTGGCGCGGCAGGTCGGGGCGCGCGGCGCGCAGCAGTTCCCACGCGAACTGCGCGGGCGGAGTGAATTCGACGTTGGCGATCACCCCGAGTTTTTCCGCGAGGCGCACCTGCAGCCAGCGCCGGAGGCCCGCCTGCGGCACCAGCACCCGCGCGGGTGCCAGCGGATTGTCGCGTGGCGCGCGCAGCCGCTCGCCCAGCGCGTCGGCCAGCCTCGCGGCATCGTTGGAGGTGTGCAGTCGAAACATTCCGGCCCGCCCGCGCAATCGGTCCGCAAGTATGCAACGGGCGCGTCTCACCGCGTGCGACGGCTGACCTTCTGAACGGCCCCGCGTGACGTCCGCTGCGGCCGACCCGCTACAATGCAATGATGCGTGGGCCTTTCCCAGCGGCCCCCGGTGCCGCAGCCGTGGCTGGCGCCGGCCTGGTCGCGTTGGCAGTCGCGATGGGCATCGGCCGCTTCGCGTTCACGCCGATCATGCCGATGATGGAGGCCGACGCCGGGCTCACTTTGCGCGCGGCGGGCTGGCTGGCCGCAGCCAACTATCTCGGTTATTTCCTCGGCGCGTTGTGCGCGGCACGGTTGTCGCTCAGGCAGGCCGTGCGCGGCGGCTTGCTGCTGATCGCGGTGGTGACCTTCGCGATGGGCGTGACGCACGTGTTCGCGCTGCAGCTTTTGCTGCGACTGCTCGCCGGTGTTGCCAGCGCGTGGGTGCTGGTGCACGTGTCGGCGTGGGCGCTGACGCATTTGCTCGCACTCGGACGCGGCGCTGCCAGCGGCACGCTGTACGCGGGCGTCGGCGTCGGTGTGGCCGTGGCCGGGCTCGTCGTGATGGGCACCATGCAGCTGCAATGGGATTCCGATCGCACCTGGCAGGTGTTCGGCGTGCTGTCGTTGCTGGTGACACTGGCGTTGTGGCGCGCGTTTCGCAGTGGCGATCCGGTCACGCGCACCGCTGCGCCGGTGAAAGTGCGCATCCACTGGAACGCCGACAAGCGCCGCCTGATGTGGTGCTACGGCGCGCTCGGGATTGGCTACATCATTCCTGCGACTTATCTGCCCGACATGGCGCACCGTTACATCACCGATCCGCGGGTGTTCGGGTTGGCGTGGCCGGTGTTCGGGGCGGCCTCGGCGCTGTCCACGGTGATCGCCGCGCGCTGGCTGGCGCACGTCAATGATCGAAAACTTTGGGCGATCTGTTACGTGCTGATGGCGATGGGCTCGGCCTTGCCCGCATTGTGGCCGGGCCTGACGGCGATCCTGATCGCGGCCTTGCTGGTCGGCGGTACGTATATGGTGGTGACCATGCAGGGTTTGCGCGAGGCACGCCGTGCGGCCGGCGACGAGGCCACGCCCTTCATCGCGGTGATGACCGCCGCGTTCGCGATCGGCCAGATTGCCGGGCCGTTGCTGGTGAGCGCCGTCGCGCACCTGCCGCATGGTTTCGCGGCGACGTTGCTAGGTGCGGCCGTGGTGGTCCTGCTGGCCGCGGTGTCGTTGTGGCGCTCGGCGGACGGGGCGAACGCCGGCACCGTAACTGGCCGCTAATTGCCCTCGCTGCGGGCGCGCACCTCGGCGAACGTCCGGTCGCGCAGCAGGCAGCCGTCTTCCCACACGGTCTCCATCGCGTCTTCCCAGCCGTGGCCGAGCGTCGCGGCATCGCCCGCGATCGCGTCGTCCGAGAGCGCCACGGTCCTGAAGGTGCCGTAACCGCGGTGGCGCGCCAGCGTCAGCCGCCCGCGTTTGGAGGCCTTGGCGTGGTCGGTGACCGGATCCTTGAACACGTCAATCCACCTGCCGTCGATGCGCGCGGCCGAACATTTCAGCGCGAACTTCTGGGTGTCGCGATCGAGCTTCTGCAGCAGCGCGCCGCCCATGCCGAACGCGAGGTTGTCGGCGGAATATTTCGCATGGGTGATGCGGTCCAGGATCAGGCGGATGGAATCGGGATTCACGCCGTCGCCCTGGATCACGCGCACGTGGTTCAGCACGCGATAGCCCTTCGCGTTCACTGTGCTGCCGAACGCCGCGTTCAACATCGAAAGCGTCTTGTGCACCACCTCGGCCGGGTCGCCCGAATCGGGGCGCACGACGATCGTCGCGCCGCTCTTGATGACTTCCTCGCGCAGTGCGCCGCCCCACATCGCCTCGATCGCGTGGTACAGGTCGTAGCTGTCGGACACGCACGCGACCACCGCGCCGGGCCTGGCGAACTGTCGCAGCATGTTGCGATAGGCATCGACTTCGCGATCCTTGCCCCACGCCGTGATGGTGCTGTGCTCGGCGGCGGGAATCGAATACCCCGCCATGGCCTCGCCGTAGTAGTCGCGCGCCGCCAGCACACCCAGGATCGTGTCGGTGCCCTTGAAGTTCACGAGGTGTGCCATCCCTCCCAGTGCCGCCGATTCCGCGCTGGATACGCCGCGCGAACCGAAGTCGTGCAGCTTGAATGGGATCTGTGCAGCGGGATCGTCGCTGGTCTTGTCGAGGTATTCGCGGATGGTCTGCTTGACGTGCCAACTCACCGTCGCGACCGTCACCGGATACCACACGCGCATCAGCAGCGTTTCGACATACGACGGCACCCAGAAACAGTCTGGGCAGGTGCTCTCGATCGTCAGCAGCGCCTGGTGCGTCGGCACCACCGTGCCTTCCGCCACCGCGCGGATGCGCAGCGGAAGTTTTCCTGCGTGCGCATCGACGATGTGCCGCCAGCCCGCCTCGTTGAACGGTTCGCCGTGCACGGCGAAGAATGCCTTCGCTTCGTCGATCATCGCCGCCGTCACCGGCTTGGAAAGATATTCCTTCAGGATTGACTGCAGGCCGAAGAACAGCGTGCGCTCGTACTCGCCGCCGCGGCTTTCCAGATAGAAGAACGTGGCATCGACGCCCGGCGGATACTGCAGCCAGTGGCTGGCCTTGTAGCTGTCGGTGTTGAGGATCAGGTTGGAAGTGGAGAGCATGGGCGCATAGTCTGACGAATCCGTTGAACCGTGGCGCACCCGAGTACGAGTCCACGGTGTTTCGCCGCGCGTCGGCGTTCAAGAACAAATCAATTCGAGTGATGGGTAGTAGGTGCGATAGCGCCGTGCATCCCGAGTGAGCAGCGGCAGCCGGGCGATGGCCGCGTGCGCGCCGATGAGGAAATCCGGAAGCGGCGAACGCTGCGCCCCTTTGGCGCGACGGTAACGAAGAAACGCCTTGCCGGCCAGAAAGGCCGCTTCCCATGGCAAAGCCAGTCGCTTGAAATCGGTCGGTGGCAGCGCTTCATCGAGTTCCTCGATGCGCTCGAACCCGATCGAGACTTCCGCATAGATGATCGGGTTGATGCACAGCGTCCCGCGAGCAGCACAGTCCTGCAGTTGCCGCGCGGACCAATCGAACCAGTGGGGATCCTCGGTCAGGACGTCGAGCAGGACGTTGGTATCGACCAGTACGGCGCTCATCTGGCGCCGCGGGTCAGCTTCATGATCTGCTCGGTGCTCATGCGTGAGGTCGCGCGTCCGCGCATGCGCGCGATCATGGCGCCGGCATTGCCTGAGGCGGAACCGG encodes the following:
- a CDS encoding Exodeoxyribonuclease V beta chain, translated to MSAIDDPLRLDLDGIRVVEASAGTGKTFTIATLYLRLILERGLQVEEIVVATFTRAAAAELSERLRERLVIAGGVLAGDDPAAPRDGDDGETRETRRIIAQALQGATPDALRERARQARLAIDTAFIGTLHGFCHRALAEFGFDTGQALRTPELIEDIRALQLEIVRDFWRRGSADAATAQLLADTWKTPDALARQACDPRWRERAIELPEVDVAAAATAFEDAARRVATCPVNALDGAERELQRCIKDTRARNSRVAALRQLHAWSQAGATPDAANFDPKAAASLGVENITCLKPEGVGPEGQVFNDVAALARAFESLKAARAVAATLPAATLLHAAYRFVESELPKRLAERQRMGHDQAVDRLAGALADPARGERTAGRIRARWKAALIDEFQDTDAQQWRVVKKLFGAATLVLVGDPKQAIYGFRGGDVFTWLQACDEARRQARGGEASLRLRDSYRAGAGMCRAINALFSRTDAFVEADIEHPDLQSARSARALLHHGEPVPALQLWWLDPDRIEHAADRLPSKEHARRAIQDACVAWIARALADAAFDLRDEHGARTRLLPRHVAVLVNDNRQALAMQAALGRAGVPACSNLRASVYASDEAADLALLLDAVAVPGDPRRARAAHASVLIGADAADIVDEARQALMLERVAGWADAVRRHGPLPWLRGLLEAAAPRLLALPDGQRRVANHLQLAELLQALHAQSFGLDDLATRFARARIEAVDDEDSARLRLDSDADAVTVSTVHAAKGLEYDVVLVPYAVLGQDPDRKRNGQPALHWYHDGTAARVAIGDGASDTVRERAIREIVAEEVRKLYVAVTRARVLCVLPCGPTSATPFSPLHYLLHVAGRAAPLPADATGCGEALRDLCEHADGDAERIDLPDAAQSERASPRQSAPALRAHGFTRATLERDWQVWSFSRLVRGSSHPSVDDPLPGTGDGDAPPAEAATDASNLGGARFGTAVHAMFERTEFAAWRDAVEAPDRERALIERSLRDQGLGETRAAMARAVAAAGTCVRDALNAALPCGARLCDVAPEQRRAEIEFHLSLHRARGSELYALLHRHGYPRQRGGAPPSLHGLLTGKIDLTFRHAGRFHIVDWKTNRCAPYDDAAVRAEIAMHDYDLQWLIYTLALHRWLRQRLPGYDYDRHVGDVYYLFVRGMQEGRGVHVDRPPRSLVEAMDALFDPHAGSGA
- a CDS encoding putative MFS-type transporter translates to MMRGPFPAAPGAAAVAGAGLVALAVAMGIGRFAFTPIMPMMEADAGLTLRAAGWLAAANYLGYFLGALCAARLSLRQAVRGGLLLIAVVTFAMGVTHVFALQLLLRLLAGVASAWVLVHVSAWALTHLLALGRGAASGTLYAGVGVGVAVAGLVVMGTMQLQWDSDRTWQVFGVLSLLVTLALWRAFRSGDPVTRTAAPVKVRIHWNADKRRLMWCYGALGIGYIIPATYLPDMAHRYITDPRVFGLAWPVFGAASALSTVIAARWLAHVNDRKLWAICYVLMAMGSALPALWPGLTAILIAALLVGGTYMVVTMQGLREARRAAGDEATPFIAVMTAAFAIGQIAGPLLVSAVAHLPHGFAATLLGAAVVVLLAAVSLWRSADGANAGTVTGR
- a CDS encoding Exodeoxyribonuclease V gamma chain, with translation MFRLHTSNDAARLADALGERLRAPRDNPLAPARVLVPQAGLRRWLQVRLAEKLGVIANVEFTPPAQFAWELLRAARPDLPRQSPFDVEVLRWHIYALLDESLEGAALAPLHDYLGIDRDPLRRYALSFELARAFERMQGYRRDRLIAWERGADKDDWQAELWRRLLPRVGGVSRAARVDEWLRAFDPEYPCDESAGKPAPPGLPEAFACFACANVSPDVLRMLAVAGLHCDVDFYLPLPSMEYLGDLPRTRAAVRERLGERGGENPLVLSLGGALSQFVELLFGYQHVQPDVEHDDYDKDIPRTTLLGRVRDDILKHAAPRADGRTTEPDDSLQFHACHTELREVETLHDALLAMFEQHPDLQPRDVAVMMPDVAAYRPAIEAVFGGVDRNDPRWIPYNLGDGGAAAMHPAVDLFLKLLDAPASRWEVDELTDVLSAPGVQRRFDLDADAAERLGARLREAGVRWGEDERARAGCGGYREFSWAFGIDRVVAGFACGDDADGLAGGTAPLAGVEGAAFAHLDAVLAVTETWRRLRDQSRHARTAQAWQGFLNETLDSLYQHDPRDLAETRALERIRAALAQLAEDCANAGAALPLPWADVRAFLRDALAAPDPQQFLFTGGVTFCGMVPLRVVPFRMICLLGMHEAAFPRRETSSLDPLLADRRAGKKPETGDRDVRADDRLLFLQLLAAARDVFYVSWIGRDARSNKPLPPATVVAELLDTVRGDYLSAPADDAARRRRDALLPRLAPLHPFDPSLFAGDAPRSYRSQWLPAARAPQRTHAGLPRFVAQPLPPPAAVPREIQLDELKRFFDDPARGFLEGALQLRLPRGADEDAALEPLQPDDGLLRYTLTRALLESGDGDADRQRALLGARGLLPPGRLADAALAIARERAAALRGLIDAFTGGAAPLDDIAGGVALDGGMLLTGRVGGVHCAGLARAKPGKLDGRFAMRAFIDMLFASAASDRNVACRLFWIGDKDKPRCCDLAPFDPETARAKLTALAEAMQRGLRSPLPLPTRAAWAALKRERTSKGEADLAEFIDNLRDAADGDDAYGERSELAAPAFGMAWRGFDITRMDDRALHAFHAAAASLLPEIVHPGGKR
- a CDS encoding Exodeoxyribonuclease V alpha chain, which encodes MNTSLAALRDQDRIGRNDLALGEWVARAFPGVTEESALAAALAARAITDGHSALALDRAQDWLAGLAEGQPPALPDASAWCEALRHSPAVHVHATDAPPALLPLVLDAQGRVYLRRYFECERQLAHALIARAAQENKTTPSPRLRVQPPSLAKSSVVPEGRRGETLAHRADSAVTLDPEQQRAIDIALAHRFALVTGGPGTGKTHSVLRMLAVLAENAHAQGNTLRIALAAPTGKAAARLGESLRAQLGKLELPEAIAAQIPRDAQTVHSLLGISPWRMRPRFNRVSPLPHDVVVVDEVSMVDLPLMAKLVDAVPVDARLILLGDPDQLSAVEAGDVLGALVEAAGDGPLRNCHVALTRSHRFGAESALGALARAIAAGDADAALAACNHDAEVSLADAARALRFVETAAEAYRPVLAARAPAEALRAARAFRVLTALRHGPSGCIAIDRALAQRLQRESRLRVDDARWQGRLILVTANRPELGLFNGDTGVVWPDADGAMKAWFEAVDGGARALPPDALPPYEGAFALTVHKAQGSEFERVALVAGPDSALLTRELLYTGVTRARRGITAYAAPDTLRAGIERRTLRMTGLADRLRETAGT
- a CDS encoding Nicotinamide phosphoribosyltransferase; this encodes MLSTSNLILNTDSYKASHWLQYPPGVDATFFYLESRGGEYERTLFFGLQSILKEYLSKPVTAAMIDEAKAFFAVHGEPFNEAGWRHIVDAHAGKLPLRIRAVAEGTVVPTHQALLTIESTCPDCFWVPSYVETLLMRVWYPVTVATVSWHVKQTIREYLDKTSDDPAAQIPFKLHDFGSRGVSSAESAALGGMAHLVNFKGTDTILGVLAARDYYGEAMAGYSIPAAEHSTITAWGKDREVDAYRNMLRQFARPGAVVACVSDSYDLYHAIEAMWGGALREEVIKSGATIVVRPDSGDPAEVVHKTLSMLNAAFGSTVNAKGYRVLNHVRVIQGDGVNPDSIRLILDRITHAKYSADNLAFGMGGALLQKLDRDTQKFALKCSAARIDGRWIDVFKDPVTDHAKASKRGRLTLARHRGYGTFRTVALSDDAIAGDAATLGHGWEDAMETVWEDGCLLRDRTFAEVRARSEGN